The nucleotide sequence TATTGGGGGGGATAGGTGTTGGAGCATTAGGTTGTGTATATGCACCTCAGGTATGTTTGAAGTACTCACGTTATGTATCTATCACAGTTTGACCTGTTACCATTGCGTTGGGTCTGTATTCTCTGTAGTTATTTAATGGTGGATATCTTTGGTGCCTCGATTTGATGTGTGCTGCTATTGCTATTGCTGCTCAATCTCTGCGTGTCTGTGTACTCGCATATTAATTCGTCATGTATCACACTGCCTTTAGAATGTTACTGCAGTACTGCTGTCTGATTATTAACACCTTTAAGCCATATGTTCTGCACCCTCTCCCCCGTCCAAAGATTTACCTTCTAGAGGATACGTAAAGCTATGTAGTTATCTTGTTAAATGATATACAGTGTATGAATTGGTTGTGGGAGATGAGACATGGTTTGTATGTGATATATAGCTGATCCAAAGGGGCCAACTTCTTTATAGTGACGCGAAAGCATGTATTTGACTGACATATCGTATCATATTCCCAGATAAGCAAGGCACTAGCTGGAGCCGACAGAAAAGACTTGATGAGGAAGCTACCAAAATTTATTTATGATGAAGAGAAAGCTCTTGAGGTGAGAATTTTTTtgttccctctttaatcatagCTTTTAGCGATATAGAAAGAAGGTCATGTTGATGATAGTTTCTAGATATGTAGAATGTGGAATTAATCATTAAGCGAAGATTTTATAAGCGCTTCTGAGGCTGTTGTGTGTGGCTTGTACtttatctttattgtgctatttgtttctttgtaaGTGGAAACTTTGATTGGTCAAGCCCGTATAACTTTTGGATCATATTTGAACTTATGCGTTTTCTGTTATGTACAGAAAACCCGCAAAATACTGGCTGAGAAGATTGCGCAGCTAAATTCCGCCATAGATGACGTTTCTGCTCAGCTGCATGGAGATGATGCCCCGAATGGAGCTGCAGTGGCTTCCGATGAAGTTGAAGCTTCCATATAGTAATAGTTTGCAGAAGTTTTGTTGAACTTGTTACATGTGTCAATCACTGGGAAAATAATGTTGTTAATCTTCTTGTTCTCATGTGTTTTTCGTGTTTATAATTACATCGAAAACAACGTCAGTAATTGAAAGCCATCGTAGTTTGCTGGAGTGCTTATTTGCTTTAAGACTATCAACTGTTTCTCCCTTTGATTGGAGTCTTGAAGTTGTCTGAGAAACCATGGCGTTTGAGTTGTCTTTAGAAGTGAATGTGATCTTGTATTAACGACCTGTCGTTTTGAGTTTGAGTTGGGCCTTAAACCAATCCAATTGCATCCACCAGACTGAAAAGGACAATGCTCCTACACGGGTCAGAAAGATTTGGAGCCCGTATAAgcactttattttattttttgttattgtttagAATGAGAGATTTTTAAGTGTGCCGAGAGCATGATTTTGTATATCAAGtttaataatacaattgattggaaatttgagaagagaaaaaaaaaaaaatttaacaattgtattattacactgGGTGATTGGACCGTGTTCTTGGAATACTGAAAAATTCTCCCATAGAATGGGTAAGACAAATGATTTTCgtatactctttttcttttgaacattTTAGATTATTTGTCtcttgatttttctttgatttatctaatctaaaggaaaaaaataattgagGATGTGtatgctaataaaaaaaaatgtgcataACATTAATAACTTTGCTTTATTTTTCGTTTGCAGGTTATAATCAACTGGATATGTGAAAGTAACCCCTTAGTATGACGATAGAGTTTGTAGCTCAAATGGCTGAACTGTCGATCGTTTCATGGCAAATCATGTGATCGGCTCTTTCTCCCTTAATATTGTTGTTAATGGAGAAAGAGTCCATAGAATAGACTGGGAAACATATCAAGGGATGGAGAGAATGTTGGTTGACGCCGATTGGTTTCGGTCATGTGTATATCTAGTCACGTATTAAAAGAAACTCACAGATATTTAAATGATGAGAAAGACGAACACGTGATTATATACTATTTACGAGTATGACAGCATACTTGGCATGCACTAGAATATTCCATGCATGGACCATGGTTCATGGCCATGCATCGAAATAAATTCTACTTTGTGTGATCATGCGTGATTTCCAATCAAGGCGGCGATGCATGGACATCAGAATTTGACTCCATATTTGATAGCAATACTCGTTTTGGACTCGTATGCATTATGCATCTCAACATGTCACTGTCAAgcaagaagaaagaggaaacaAATATGATCACAATTATTAATCGCCCACGCTtgtttaaacaaattaaaatgaatttGTGGAGGTAATTAAGAACTACGTTATTGTGGAAGAGTTTAAGTACGCCAGCTAGAACTAACTAATTTCCAGAGTCAATCACTTACTGCAATCTTTCGTTTAGTGGTAGTTGTTTCTATTTTGTTGAAGATATCTCTTACTCGACTTAATTAGATGCAATGACGATGGATATAcgaaaatttgggttttaattttggatagaGTTTAATAACAAGTTGCAACTAATGGATGACACATCTCTGTTACGAATCTCTAAGAAAAATTTGACACACAATTTGAAAAGTTTAGGATTTAGAATGGGTTCGATGTACAAACATTTGGCCGATGATTATTCTTTTACAATAACTACTCTTGGAATTAACCGTATATGCATGCTTTGCCCCATGGACAATATTTGGTAAATTTTATTCGGACCCaaaaattttctttctaaaccaaaattataacttttttactttgaaatttatgttttatCCCACATACAAAATGGGTTTAGAATGATAAAgaagaaaacgaaaaagaaCCAGCCAAAGTCACATCCGGCATCCACCCCTACCTCTCCAAACCCAAAGACACCCAATGTCCTtcggaggcagattgtctgcccccTATTTGGGTGCCCTTcccattccctttcattttgtGCGATCACGGTTAATCCACGCtaacattttatattgctttttttttttatagagataataagacaaaaaacaatagaaatataaaatgttgatgtggcttaaccgtgactgcACAAATAAGAGAGGATGGGAATGACACCCAAAcaagagggcagacaatctgcctccatgTCCTTCACCCCCTCACCAACCACCTAGGCATGCCACTTGGACCTCCCCTACCATCCACAATCAAAGACCTAAATCTCATTCCCCCGTATATATCTAAcaagatcctctctggatcctttTGATGAGGATCTTAAGAATCCGTGAATCGTGtccattcattgtatatcgtacggtcagtttttgtcaagtactatttgtgtttaattttaaataaaaatatttaaaatgatttctgaccgcacaacGTACGATAAACAAACAcgattccatatatatatatatatatatatatatatatatatgcaatatTTCAACACTATAACGATAAACAATTAACAGATATCATCCAAGTAAGTCAATTGGTTTAATCTCGACCattaaaaactaatttaatGAGTATGAGTGCACAATCATAGTTCTACATGCTTCCTTTTCACACAAATCAACTATATTGTGATAAATCAATTTGAGGTTGAAATCCAATGGGTTTAAATCATCCAATAGGAATGAAAAAGGGCGTCATCAGTCAGTGGTTGGAAAGAGATGGTGTTTTCGTGGAGGGGTGGCGATGGGATAATCTGACgtattttcactattttttgttttttgtttttctttctaaaccTATTTAGTATATAAAGATAAAACATGAATCTTGAAATAAAAACTTATTAGTTGGGTttagaaagagaaatattaGATCTGAATAAAATGAAAGGCGACTAAGGGAAACGAAAGGTATGTGCGTGGCTTATGTGCATTTTTGGGTCCTATTGCCGCACATTATTTGCTGAAATTATTGGCATTTGGAGGTCCACAGCTTGACGTTCGATCGATACCTTCTTGTtctacatatattatatatatatggctcTGTCGGTCCTTCCCAACTCTCAACAACAAAATCCCCACTGATCTGAAACACATGAAACAACTGCGATCATATACTACCAAAGTAGAGAACTTCATTGATGGAATAATTAATTGACCTTGTATTGGCAGCTCCTTTCTGGAGTAGGATTATCTTCCCTTCTATTCTCATCTacttctctcccctcctctcaTATTTTGCCTTTTGTCTTattctctatataaaaaatcaatttaagaTGTTAATGTGACTAAACCGTAACTATTCAAATAtgagggaagggaagggaagagtttaggagaggagagaatcctcctccactAATTAGACATTGATCTGCAATATTGTCTGTGTTATACATTATCAAAGAGATATACTTTTACATTCCtattaggctttttagccaaaatgatccctgcgatttgcataacttctcactttggtccctgagatttgaaatcaatagtaGTTTCTGAgcttgtccaccatcaatcattttggtcattctgtgaaaaaatttcttaaataaatatcaaaataacaaaaacaccctcaatttaataaacaatagaccaaaatgatttaacaaaaattgagagtatttttgtcattttatctcTATTTAATGGAGAATTTTCagagaatgaccaaaatgattgataatagacaaactcaaagaccactcctattgatttcaaatctcagagaccaaagtgaCGAGTTCtacaaatcttagggaccactttggctaaaaaaccttcCTATTATTAGAATAAATCAGTTTTCAATATGATGTTGATGTTCGATCAATTATGTCGTTAATATTTGATCGAAATATTGTCGATATTTGATCTGAACAATATAacaattgagatttgaaatctaAATGTATAATTGTATGTATCAGATCAATCAGCTTTAGGGTATATATTGTCCAAAATGTATTCACTTGAAATGAATTTAGTAACATATAGTTTGAAATCACATCCATCGACCATGTGAAGGCACAATGATTGAAATTGGAATCTTCTAAGCATCACTTCTGGGTCCAATGAGAATAATCAATTAGTGTGGCTAGAAATTTCACTTTTCTGGGTCCAATAGGGAGAGCCAGAGGCTCAAAGCTTGTATCTTTCTCTTTTGGTTAGGTATTTTGTCTAGAAgagtcacaaaaaaaaaaaaaaaaaaaaaaaaaggaaaaaaaaaataataaaaggaaacAAAAGGGCAAGGTTGAAGGTGGATAGGTTATTGAGGCCGTCGAGGGTTAAGAAGTGTAACTAGCTCGAGAGTTACTTGTATCTAGCTCGAAAGCTAAATGATGTTAAGTGTAGTTAGCTCGAGAGTTACTTGTACTTAACTATGTTTACCGACTAGGATATAGTATCTTTGCAATTAAGGGACGAATTTTATGCATTTTGAAACGAAAAATCGTCTATAGTGATTTGCTGGGGAGACGTCCAAATAGTAGCATATGCCCGGCACATGACTTGACAAGTTGCCAACTATTCATAGTACCAACGATGGTCCGCCAATTAGGGTTGTCTTGTCGATCGGTGGTCGTCACTCGACACTTGAAACTGCAGCAATATATATGGCTATGCAAAGAGCAAACATATGAACTATACAATTCAACGATTAACCTTTTATATGTGCAATTGATTTGTAGCTAGTCATGAAGTTGATTATTAGTAGGCCACTTATGTTATGTGATTTACAGCACCTTAAATTACTTTTGAATATGTACCTTGCAGTATCTATATTAGGTTTGAATTTCGTAAAGACGAGtttgatatcaatttatttccctcaccacttaatataaatatatataagctCTTATATAGCGAAGAAATATACTTCCAGTCGAGTTATGGAAATATCTATTTCTAAATATCAATTATTGGATTGATTAAATATCAACAATATATAGATCAAAGGTTGACTTATAACGATTAAAGATCGATGAAATAGCAATCAAATTTGACGACATACTGAAAAATTGATCAATTTGATTCTACCAGTATCATTCAACTATCGCTTTTGGTCCAAGAAAATTACAATTAACTACTGTTCAATCTTATTTCACGCTAGTTGTTAATTTCCTTTGTACCATAAAGTCCAAGAGAATGAAGTTCTATATATACGTGACTAGTCACGAACGTTCTTGGTAGAGACATTTGTCCCATCACTGTTTATATAGTAATTAGTATCATGTCACTGATACGTAAGCACAGTTGTCAAATTGAAATATTAATGATGGGGTGATGGTATTCATGTAGAAAACTCCAAGCTAATCGATCACATCTTCATCCCCAGATAGTACTAGGGTTTCATTATTTTAACTAGCATGAGATTTGGGAAAATTTCTCTGTCCACTGGCGGATTATGCGGCTAATATTCAAATGAAACGCTCAACTTGTTTATAATTATTTGAACTTGCTTATTTAATCGATCGACCTCCAATATAATACAAATGCTGACTGTGGTTCACTGGTTCTTGATGTCTACTTTTTTCTGATAAATCTGGAAACACGCATGCATGCGT is from Pyrus communis chromosome 10, drPyrComm1.1, whole genome shotgun sequence and encodes:
- the LOC137747232 gene encoding uncharacterized protein — its product is MSALPSSFVSVPNHKTHFLTGSSKPTYHCLLNVGPSNLNAAFQDKAKLTSHRRSLVVRAGADRPSSASIFIGGFVLGGIGVGALGCVYAPQISKALAGADRKDLMRKLPKFIYDEEKALEKTRKILAEKIAQLNSAIDDVSAQLHGDDAPNGAAVASDEVEASI